In Pseudomonas campi, the sequence TGGCGCCTTGGCGAGTCCTACACCATCAATATGTATGACCAGCCGCTGATCTGGACCAAGGGCGATGCGGTATATGACTTGATCGGCGGCCGTTATGTCATTGGCATATTGTCCAATGAAGAGCCGGCGGATCAGTTCGATATTGCCCTTAAACCGACGGATTTCACCCCGGCACAATTACGCCGCGACAGTCGACGTTAGACGTGGGTAACTTCCAGATAATTGCAGATCAGCCGCGAAAGTTCCCCGGGAACAACTTCCCGGGGGGTCACGCCGAGGCTGCCGACCATGGTGAAGTAGTTCATCCCGGCGAGCAGCATGTGCGCGGCCAGGTCGGCGGCCTGTTCGGGATGCGGGTGGCCGATATCGCTGCGGCGCGCCAGGGCGATGTGGCAGAAGGTCTGGCCGATGTAGGCGTTGAGCTGGTGGAAGCGCTGGCGGAACTGCAGGTCGGCCGAACTACGACGGATCAGGGCGCGAAGCAGGCCTTCACTGCCGTCGAACAGGCGGATCATGCCTTGGATAAGGCCTTCGATCTGCGCCTCGAGGGACAGATCCTGGCTGCCGAGCTCGGCCACCAGGCTGTCAATGGCCAGCCGGTTTTGCTCGACGAAGCGGTCATGCACGGCGTACAGCAGCATGTCCTTGTCGCCGAGCAGACGGTAGAAGGTGCCCACCGAGGATTCGGCGAGTTGGGCGACCTGGGAAATACCGGTTTCCTCGAACTGATTGTTCGCCAGCAGTTCGGCGGCGACATTGAGAAAGCGCTCAAGGGCTTTCTTGCTACGTGCCTGGGTGGGGTTGGTAATGCTGTACATGATCCATTCTCGAACTGGCGCGGCACGATTCTAGGGGGTTTGCCGGGGCAAGGCAAATAGCCGGATTTATCCGCAACGACAATTAATTAGTTATCCGAGAGTGCAATTTTTT encodes:
- a CDS encoding TetR/AcrR family transcriptional regulator; amino-acid sequence: MYSITNPTQARSKKALERFLNVAAELLANNQFEETGISQVAQLAESSVGTFYRLLGDKDMLLYAVHDRFVEQNRLAIDSLVAELGSQDLSLEAQIEGLIQGMIRLFDGSEGLLRALIRRSSADLQFRQRFHQLNAYIGQTFCHIALARRSDIGHPHPEQAADLAAHMLLAGMNYFTMVGSLGVTPREVVPGELSRLICNYLEVTHV